Part of the Streptomyces sp. NBC_01460 genome, GAGGAGCGGGCCCGGGGCGCGTACGCCGCGTCCGACGCGTTCTTCCCCTTCCCCGACGGTCTGGAGATCCTGACCGCCGCCGGCATCAAGGCCGTCGCCCAGCCGGGCGGCTCCGTCCGTGACGAACTCGTCGTCGAGGCCGCGAAGAAGGCGGGCGTGACCATGTACTTCACCGGTACGCGCCACTTCTTCCACTGACCGTCGGGTCGGAGCACCGCCGCAGGCCGCACCCGCTCGGGGTGCGGCCTGCGGCGCGTCCCGGCGTACGGATGACGGTCGTTCCTCTGTTCTAATGAATGGCCTTGTCGGGCCGTGGCGGGCGGGACCGGTGCGACCGGCAGTGACCAGTGAGGGATTCCGTTGCGGGGGCACCGTGCTTGACCTGAACCAGAGTGAGACCGACGCGCCCGGGGAGCAGGCGCCCGGACCGGCCCGGAGCACACCGCACCCGGCGCCCCTGCGCCCGTACCTGATCGCGGCCGCGGTCCTGTGCGCGCTCTACTTCCTCTACGGGTACCTGCGGTTCAGCCACTTCCAGTCACCCTCCTGGGACCTGGGCATCTTCGAGCAGGAGGTGCGGGCCTACGCCGGGTTCGACGCCCCGGTCGTCGACATCAAGGGCCCGGGCTTCCTGATACTCGGCGACCACTTCAGTCCCGTGGTCGCGCTCCTCGTCCCGCTCTACTGGATCTGGCCGTCCGCGGTGGCCCTGCTGTTCGCCCAGGCCGCGCTGTTCGCCGTCTCCGCGGTGATCGTCGGGCGCACCGTCCAGCAGATGCTGGGCGGCCGCTCCGGCCTCTGCGTCACCGTCGCGTACGGGCTGTCCTGGGGACTGCAGGAGGCGGTGAAGTCGGACTTCCACGAGATAGCCCTCGCCGTCCCGCTGCTGGCCCTGGTCTGCCGGGCGCTGCTCATGGAGCGCTGGCGGGCGGTCGTCCTGTGGTCGCTGCCGCTGGTCCTGGTCAAGGAGGACCTCGGGGTGACCGTCGCCGTCGTCGGCGGACTCCTCGCGCTGTACGGGCGGCGGCTCCAGGGGTTCCTGCTGGCGGCCTTCGGAATCGTCGCGTTCGCGCTGACCGTCCTCGTGCTCATCCCGGCGGCCAGCAGCGCGGGGGAGTACGACTACTGGAAGAAGATCGAGGAGAACGGCGGGCAGGAGGTCTCCCTGCTCGACTCCGTCCTCGGCGTGTTCAACTCCTCCGTCAAGCTGGAGATGCTGGTCTTCCTCGTCGGCATCACCGCCTTCATGGCGCTGCGTTCCCCCCTGATCCTGCTCGTCCTGCCCACGATCGGCTGGCGTCTGCTCTCCCAGGACTCCAACCACTGGGGCATGGTCTGGCACTACAGCGCGATCCTCATGCCGGTGGTCTTCCTCGCCATGGCCGACGGCGTCCGCCGCAGCCAGGGTTCGAAGCGGCCCTGGCTCG contains:
- a CDS encoding DUF2079 domain-containing protein codes for the protein MLDLNQSETDAPGEQAPGPARSTPHPAPLRPYLIAAAVLCALYFLYGYLRFSHFQSPSWDLGIFEQEVRAYAGFDAPVVDIKGPGFLILGDHFSPVVALLVPLYWIWPSAVALLFAQAALFAVSAVIVGRTVQQMLGGRSGLCVTVAYGLSWGLQEAVKSDFHEIALAVPLLALVCRALLMERWRAVVLWSLPLVLVKEDLGVTVAVVGGLLALYGRRLQGFLLAAFGIVAFALTVLVLIPAASSAGEYDYWKKIEENGGQEVSLLDSVLGVFNSSVKLEMLVFLVGITAFMALRSPLILLVLPTIGWRLLSQDSNHWGMVWHYSAILMPVVFLAMADGVRRSQGSKRPWLVSYANVAVPMAAAVAVALTQHLPLRDLLRPETYRSDARTHAAEQALDAIPVGARVETDITLMAHLTADRTVYWVGGAPGTAPDVVAINLDFGWSRPIDDPVKYAEQLHPEAKYRITREAGSFVVMERTTPVPGNG